One window from the genome of Nitrosospira multiformis encodes:
- a CDS encoding universal stress protein, which yields MEPLIRKIILATDFSEASQDAVRHAVWMAKSLKAELKVLHVFEPSGWMVPSPYYFTPGFEQWVDASLDKTRQAGKESLEALAESLDMQAETIFVEGPTGKEIVRVAAEHHADLLILGTHGYTGWDHLTLGSIAEYVVRHAACPVLTVKHRQTS from the coding sequence ATGGAACCACTCATCCGGAAGATCATCCTGGCCACCGATTTTTCAGAGGCTTCTCAAGACGCCGTTCGCCATGCTGTATGGATGGCCAAATCGCTAAAGGCGGAACTCAAGGTTCTGCATGTGTTTGAGCCGAGCGGGTGGATGGTCCCCTCGCCCTACTACTTCACGCCTGGATTCGAACAATGGGTGGATGCCAGCCTCGATAAGACCCGGCAGGCAGGAAAAGAATCCCTCGAGGCCCTGGCGGAGTCGCTGGATATGCAGGCTGAAACCATCTTTGTTGAAGGCCCCACGGGTAAGGAAATTGTCCGGGTCGCCGCCGAACACCATGCCGATCTGCTCATCCTCGGCACGCACGGTTATACCGGATGGGATCATTTAACTTTGGGAAGTATCGCGGAATATGTGGTCAGACACGCTGCCTGCCCGGTCCTTACCGTCAAGCACCGCCAGACTTCCTGA
- a CDS encoding monovalent cation/H+ antiporter subunit A, translated as MSLAWIVILPFVGSLCAALVPSHARNAEAWLAGAIAVACVTLTLQFYPQVAEGEVVRETLQWAPGLGLDFTFRMDGFAWLFTMLVTVMGALVVLYARYYMSAQDPVPRFFSFFLAFMGAMLGVVLSGNLIQLVVFWELTSLTSFMLIAYWYHRSDARRGARMALTVTAAGGLCLLAGVLILGRITGSYDLDVVLASGDLIRAHSWYLPALILVALGALTKSAQFPFHFWLPHAMAAPTPVSVYLHSATMVKAGVFLLVRLWPALAGTDEWFWIIGSAGLCSLGLGAYMAIFQRDMKGVLAYSTISHLGLITLLLGLNSSLALIAAIFHIMNHATFKASLFMAAGMVDHETGTRDLSRLSGLYRAMPLTATLATVGAAAMAGVPLLNGFISKEMFFTETIFISGNAITRIGMPAMAVIWGVLSVAYSLRFILQVFFGPPATDLPRKAHEPPLWMLLPSALLVLTCLVVGMIPAKTIGPYLDMAARSVLGPDMPFHSLAVWHGWNLPLLMSLAAMAGGVILYRMLGKYHHGTAVVPLIDRFHLDGKLIFEYLLTKLDSLADGLTRWLSTDRLQVQLLLLICAAFACALIPLSNGGLPAGNMAVAPVEPAFALMWLAGAACAIGAATQAKYHRLAALSLAGAAGLATCMTFVWFSAPDLALTQLIVEVVTLVLLLLGLRWLPPRYKSVDDKRVPLRVRLRARTRRLRDLVLAIIAGTGLAALSYAVLTRRAGEGISPFFIENSLPLAGGANVINVILVDFRGFDTLGEITVLGIVALTVFALLRRFRPAPESVGLPIQQQEQDVQSSGLPPDPHTLLPAGPMRLPGVIVQLLLPVAGMVAVFFLLRGHNEPGGGFVAGLIVATAVILQYLVGGTAWAESRTRIFPQYWIALGLLCASGAGFAAWLAARPFLSALTWHAALPVIGELHLSTVLLFDIGVFLLVIGATVLILVALAHQSRRGHRKHGTAYVESGARPATAPAPEALQTPAGTSAYAAKEN; from the coding sequence ATGTCGCTAGCCTGGATTGTTATCCTGCCATTCGTGGGCAGTCTCTGCGCCGCGCTTGTGCCCTCCCACGCCCGCAATGCCGAAGCCTGGCTTGCGGGCGCGATCGCGGTTGCGTGCGTCACCCTGACATTGCAATTCTACCCGCAAGTCGCCGAAGGGGAGGTGGTGCGGGAGACGCTGCAGTGGGCACCCGGGCTAGGTCTGGATTTCACCTTTCGCATGGATGGTTTTGCATGGTTGTTTACCATGCTGGTGACCGTGATGGGCGCGCTGGTGGTGCTGTATGCGCGCTATTACATGTCCGCGCAGGATCCGGTGCCGCGTTTTTTTTCGTTCTTCCTGGCTTTCATGGGAGCCATGCTCGGAGTGGTGCTGTCGGGCAACCTGATTCAGCTGGTGGTGTTCTGGGAGTTGACCAGCCTGACATCATTCATGCTTATTGCATACTGGTATCATCGTTCCGACGCGCGCCGCGGGGCCCGCATGGCGCTGACCGTGACGGCAGCCGGCGGGTTGTGCCTGCTTGCGGGGGTGCTGATATTGGGGCGCATCACAGGCAGTTACGATCTGGACGTGGTACTGGCTTCAGGCGATCTGATTCGGGCACATTCATGGTATCTGCCGGCGCTGATCCTGGTGGCACTGGGCGCGCTGACCAAGAGTGCCCAGTTTCCGTTTCATTTCTGGCTGCCGCATGCGATGGCGGCGCCCACGCCTGTATCCGTTTATCTGCATTCCGCGACGATGGTCAAAGCAGGCGTGTTTCTGCTGGTGCGGCTCTGGCCCGCGCTGGCAGGCACCGATGAGTGGTTCTGGATCATTGGCAGCGCGGGCCTTTGCTCGCTCGGGCTGGGCGCATACATGGCAATTTTTCAACGTGACATGAAGGGCGTCCTGGCCTATTCGACCATCAGCCATCTTGGGTTGATTACGCTGCTGCTGGGACTTAACAGTTCGCTCGCATTGATCGCGGCCATTTTTCATATCATGAACCATGCCACATTCAAGGCATCGCTGTTCATGGCCGCCGGCATGGTCGATCATGAGACCGGCACGCGCGACCTGTCGCGGCTGAGCGGCTTGTATCGCGCAATGCCTCTTACCGCCACGCTCGCCACGGTGGGAGCCGCGGCGATGGCGGGCGTACCCTTGCTCAATGGTTTCATCTCGAAGGAAATGTTTTTCACCGAAACGATATTCATCAGCGGCAATGCGATCACACGCATCGGCATGCCGGCAATGGCCGTGATCTGGGGAGTACTCAGCGTTGCTTATTCATTGCGTTTTATACTGCAGGTTTTTTTTGGGCCGCCCGCCACGGATTTGCCAAGGAAAGCGCACGAGCCGCCGCTCTGGATGCTGCTTCCCAGTGCGTTGCTGGTATTGACCTGCCTTGTGGTCGGCATGATCCCCGCGAAAACGATTGGACCATACCTGGATATGGCGGCGCGATCCGTGCTGGGGCCAGACATGCCTTTCCACAGCCTGGCGGTTTGGCATGGCTGGAACCTGCCGTTGCTCATGAGCCTGGCGGCAATGGCCGGGGGCGTCATCCTGTACCGGATGCTTGGAAAATATCATCATGGCACCGCAGTGGTGCCGCTGATCGACCGCTTTCACCTGGACGGCAAGCTTATTTTTGAATATCTTCTTACAAAGCTGGATTCATTGGCAGATGGGCTGACGCGGTGGCTGTCGACAGACCGGCTGCAAGTGCAATTGCTGCTGCTGATCTGTGCGGCATTTGCATGCGCGCTGATCCCTTTGTCAAATGGGGGGTTGCCAGCGGGCAATATGGCTGTGGCGCCGGTTGAACCCGCTTTCGCGCTGATGTGGCTCGCTGGTGCCGCCTGCGCGATCGGTGCCGCCACCCAGGCCAAGTACCATCGCCTTGCGGCACTCAGCCTGGCGGGTGCGGCCGGGCTGGCCACCTGCATGACCTTCGTCTGGTTTTCCGCGCCAGATCTAGCGCTAACCCAGCTTATCGTGGAGGTGGTGACACTTGTCCTGCTCCTGCTGGGCTTGCGCTGGCTTCCCCCGCGTTATAAATCGGTGGATGATAAACGGGTTCCGCTCCGGGTGCGCCTGCGGGCCCGAACTCGGCGGCTACGGGACCTGGTGCTGGCGATTATTGCTGGTACCGGACTGGCCGCATTGAGCTATGCGGTATTGACACGGCGGGCCGGGGAAGGCATTTCGCCGTTTTTTATCGAAAATTCCCTGCCACTGGCCGGGGGCGCCAATGTCATCAATGTGATCCTGGTGGATTTTCGGGGTTTCGATACGCTGGGTGAGATCACGGTGCTGGGAATCGTGGCGCTGACGGTATTCGCGCTGCTGCGGCGGTTCCGTCCTGCGCCCGAAAGCGTGGGATTGCCGATCCAGCAGCAGGAGCAGGATGTGCAAAGCAGCGGATTGCCGCCGGACCCGCATACATTGCTGCCAGCGGGACCGATGCGGCTACCGGGGGTGATCGTGCAGTTGCTGTTGCCGGTTGCAGGCATGGTGGCGGTTTTTTTCCTTCTGCGCGGGCATAATGAACCTGGGGGCGGGTTTGTGGCCGGACTGATCGTGGCGACGGCGGTTATCCTGCAATATCTGGTGGGAGGTACCGCCTGGGCGGAATCGCGTACCCGGATTTTTCCGCAATACTGGATCGCGCTGGGCCTGTTGTGCGCCTCGGGAGCGGGCTTCGCGGCATGGCTGGCAGCGCGTCCGTTCCTCTCAGCCCTGACATGGCATGCGGCCTTGCCGGTAATCGGCGAGCTGCATCTTTCCACCGTGCTGCTATTCGATATCGGTGTATTTCTGCTGGTGATTGGCGCCACGGTGCTGATCCTGGTGGCGCTGGCGCACCAATCGCGGCGCGGACATCGCAAGCACGGCACCGCATACGTGGAGTCCGGAGCCAGACCGGCAACGGCGCCAGCTCCAGAGGCCCTACAGACCCCGGCCGGCACTTCGGCATACGCCGCCAAGGAGAATTGA
- a CDS encoding K+/H+ antiporter subunit F — MTPLLPWALSFALMAFALAMLCAAIRLLRGPAAEDRVLALDTLYVNGMLTMLTLGIQFGSRIYFDIALLIALFGFVGSAAMAKFLLRGEVIEP; from the coding sequence ATGACACCACTGCTGCCCTGGGCTCTATCCTTTGCGCTGATGGCTTTCGCACTGGCCATGCTATGCGCGGCGATCCGCCTGTTGCGAGGGCCAGCCGCTGAAGACCGCGTACTGGCGCTCGATACCTTATATGTCAATGGTATGCTAACGATGCTGACGCTGGGAATCCAGTTTGGCTCCAGAATCTATTTCGATATCGCCCTGCTGATCGCGCTGTTCGGTTTCGTCGGTTCAGCCGCGATGGCAAAGTTCCTGCTGCGCGGGGAAGTGATCGAACCATGA
- the mnhG gene encoding monovalent cation/H(+) antiporter subunit G, translating into MIMTDIPLWADLLASLLLVSGGVLTLIGSSGLLRLPDLFARIHGPTMGNTLGLGCVLLASILIASVQAHRFIFQEVLIALFVIATSPVTAMLLMRAGIYRRREDGVKKVTHAPDGAEGASE; encoded by the coding sequence ATGATCATGACAGACATTCCCTTGTGGGCGGATCTGTTGGCATCATTGCTGCTTGTATCGGGCGGGGTGTTGACGCTGATCGGCTCTTCCGGCTTGCTGAGACTGCCGGATTTGTTTGCGCGCATCCATGGGCCCACCATGGGTAATACCCTCGGCCTGGGCTGCGTGTTGCTGGCGTCGATATTGATTGCTTCCGTGCAGGCACACCGGTTCATATTCCAGGAGGTGCTGATTGCGCTGTTTGTGATAGCCACATCGCCCGTGACCGCGATGCTGCTCATGCGTGCAGGGATATACCGCAGACGCGAGGATGGCGTCAAAAAAGTCACGCATGCCCCGGATGGAGCCGAAGGAGCTTCCGAATAA
- a CDS encoding YegP family protein, which yields MAGKFEIYKDKAGEFRFRLKASNGQSILASEGYKAKSGCTNGIASVRKNAPDDARYERKTTESGKFRFNLKSGNHQVIGTSESYESESARDNGIESVKKNAPDASINDTTD from the coding sequence ATGGCTGGGAAATTCGAGATTTATAAAGACAAGGCGGGTGAATTCAGATTCAGACTAAAGGCAAGCAACGGCCAGTCTATTCTTGCAAGTGAGGGCTACAAGGCTAAATCCGGCTGTACCAACGGCATAGCATCTGTCAGGAAAAACGCTCCTGACGACGCGCGCTATGAACGTAAAACAACCGAAAGCGGCAAATTCAGGTTCAACCTTAAATCAGGCAACCATCAGGTAATCGGCACGAGCGAGTCTTATGAATCGGAATCCGCCCGGGATAACGGCATAGAGTCGGTTAAGAAAAATGCACCGGATGCTTCGATAAACGACACCACGGACTAA
- a CDS encoding Na+/H+ antiporter subunit E — protein sequence MKRWPSLTLFTVMLLALWLLLNDTLAPGHLVLGLVLTVAIALGTAAMRPLRARPHHLLAAVRLIFVVLFDIARSNIAVAGIILGPLKRRSNSGFMRIPIDLRDPYGLAALACIITATPGTIWAGLSADGGDLTIHVLDLQDEETWIRTIKHRYERPLMEIFE from the coding sequence ATGAAACGCTGGCCATCCCTGACGCTATTCACGGTGATGCTGCTCGCCTTATGGCTCCTGCTTAACGATACGCTGGCGCCCGGTCATCTGGTGCTGGGCCTGGTACTGACGGTTGCCATCGCGCTCGGGACGGCGGCCATGCGACCATTACGCGCCCGTCCCCACCATCTGCTGGCGGCGGTGAGGCTCATTTTCGTCGTATTGTTTGATATCGCCCGTTCCAATATTGCCGTCGCGGGCATCATTCTTGGGCCCCTGAAGCGACGTTCCAATTCGGGCTTCATGAGGATACCCATTGATCTGCGTGATCCATACGGGCTGGCGGCGCTGGCTTGTATAATTACTGCGACACCGGGCACCATCTGGGCCGGCCTTTCGGCGGATGGGGGTGACCTGACGATTCATGTGCTGGATTTGCAGGATGAGGAAACCTGGATTCGAACGATCAAGCACCGTTACGAACGTCCACTGATGGAGATTTTCGAATGA
- the msrA gene encoding peptide-methionine (S)-S-oxide reductase MsrA has translation MESALKMKAAIAMAAALSIIITAYAMEKTVTSAQKTDLKTDFIVLGMGCFWGAEKRMGEVTGVIDVESGYAGGDLPGAGYQDILNHERALRIGKTNARNHAEVVKVTFDPAKVTLETVLGKFWESHNPTQGDRQGNDIGSNYRSGIYYHDAAQKTTALATQAAYQGALDAAGIGRITTEILPLKNYITAEEYHQNYLRKNPDGYCGLGGTGVKYPKPAERVAQNGTPATTAGVSSARLDGGNLNFAQQLIAFEAENCEFCKLFDKDILSHWQSEVPVVATMNANPPVGWELEKPLFAAPTIVLFKNGKEVTRYTGYNGEKANFWKWLGFQLLSPEQRKIAFQQGTEPPFTATNLDEKRPGKFVDPITGATLFLSNAKFESGTGWPSFFDPIEGAVTEHEDKTHGMRRVEVRSASSGIHLGHVFNDGPAPTFKRYCINGNVLKFIPDKE, from the coding sequence ATGGAATCAGCGCTCAAAATGAAAGCTGCGATTGCCATGGCAGCCGCTTTAAGCATTATCATCACCGCTTATGCGATGGAGAAAACCGTGACATCCGCTCAGAAAACAGATTTGAAAACAGATTTTATCGTCCTGGGTATGGGTTGCTTTTGGGGCGCCGAAAAACGCATGGGAGAAGTTACCGGCGTCATCGACGTGGAAAGCGGCTATGCGGGGGGCGATCTGCCGGGTGCTGGCTACCAGGATATCCTCAATCATGAAAGAGCGCTTCGCATCGGTAAAACAAACGCACGTAATCATGCGGAAGTGGTCAAGGTGACTTTCGACCCCGCCAAAGTCACGCTGGAAACGGTTCTAGGCAAATTCTGGGAAAGCCACAATCCCACCCAGGGCGACCGCCAGGGAAACGATATTGGGAGCAATTACCGCAGCGGGATTTATTATCATGACGCCGCCCAGAAAACCACGGCCCTGGCTACCCAGGCAGCATACCAGGGGGCGCTTGATGCCGCGGGCATCGGCCGGATAACCACTGAAATTCTGCCGCTAAAAAATTACATCACGGCTGAGGAATATCATCAGAACTATCTGAGGAAGAATCCCGATGGTTACTGCGGTCTGGGTGGTACCGGCGTAAAATATCCCAAACCGGCTGAGCGGGTTGCGCAGAATGGCACCCCTGCCACTACCGCAGGCGTATCCTCTGCGCGCCTGGATGGCGGTAATCTGAATTTCGCTCAGCAACTCATCGCGTTCGAGGCCGAGAATTGCGAGTTTTGCAAGCTCTTCGACAAAGACATACTGAGCCACTGGCAATCCGAGGTCCCCGTCGTTGCGACCATGAACGCCAATCCGCCCGTTGGCTGGGAATTGGAGAAACCCCTGTTCGCCGCGCCGACCATTGTGCTGTTCAAGAATGGCAAGGAGGTGACCCGCTACACCGGCTACAATGGTGAAAAAGCCAATTTCTGGAAATGGCTGGGCTTTCAGCTGCTATCGCCTGAACAACGAAAAATAGCCTTCCAGCAAGGCACTGAACCCCCCTTCACCGCCACTAACCTGGATGAAAAGCGCCCCGGAAAGTTTGTGGATCCCATCACGGGCGCAACCCTTTTTCTCAGCAATGCCAAATTTGAGAGCGGGACAGGCTGGCCGAGTTTTTTCGATCCAATTGAAGGGGCTGTTACCGAACACGAAGACAAGACGCATGGCATGCGACGAGTCGAGGTGCGCAGCGCAAGCTCCGGCATCCACCTCGGGCATGTGTTTAACGATGGGCCCGCTCCCACTTTCAAACGTTATTGCATCAACGGCAACGTTCTGAAATTTATCCCGGACAAAGAATAA
- a CDS encoding Na+/H+ antiporter subunit C translates to MEIVYALAIGVLTGSGVWLLLRPRTFQVIMGLTLLSYAVNLFIFGMGRLTVGLVPIIDILRQADPSLYDDPVPQALVLTAIVIGFATTALFLVVLLASRGLTGTDHVEGEELEP, encoded by the coding sequence ATGGAAATCGTCTATGCCCTGGCAATCGGCGTATTGACCGGATCGGGCGTGTGGCTGCTGCTGCGTCCGCGTACCTTTCAGGTCATCATGGGCCTCACCTTGCTTTCATACGCGGTGAACCTGTTCATTTTCGGGATGGGGCGGCTGACCGTGGGGCTCGTTCCCATCATCGATATCCTCAGGCAAGCCGATCCATCCCTTTACGATGATCCCGTGCCGCAGGCGCTGGTTCTGACGGCGATTGTGATCGGCTTCGCCACCACAGCACTGTTTCTGGTGGTGCTGCTGGCTTCACGCGGCCTGACGGGCACCGATCATGTCGAGGGCGAAGAGCTCGAGCCATGA
- a CDS encoding NlpC/P60 family protein, translated as MNRLRWMVGVLIITALAGCSSVPERGAPKIVYVPGAKVDLNNSALVKESLYAQYGQWKNTKYQLGGLSRNGIDCSGLVHVTFKTKLGIVLPRSTEFQAELGQDIDKNQLRAGDLVFFKTGISVRHVGVYLEDGRFLHASTKHGVIISRLSETYWKSAYWKAKRLDT; from the coding sequence ATGAATAGACTGCGGTGGATGGTGGGCGTGCTCATCATCACGGCTCTCGCCGGTTGTAGCAGCGTTCCGGAAAGGGGGGCGCCCAAGATCGTCTACGTACCCGGTGCAAAGGTGGACCTGAACAATTCCGCGCTGGTGAAGGAAAGCCTTTATGCGCAATACGGTCAATGGAAAAATACCAAATACCAGCTTGGTGGTTTGAGTAGAAATGGCATCGATTGCTCCGGCCTCGTTCATGTCACTTTCAAGACAAAACTGGGCATCGTGCTGCCAAGATCGACGGAATTTCAGGCGGAGCTGGGGCAAGATATTGACAAGAATCAGCTACGGGCAGGTGATCTGGTGTTTTTTAAGACCGGTATATCGGTCCGGCATGTGGGCGTCTATCTGGAGGATGGCAGGTTTCTGCATGCGTCGACAAAGCACGGCGTTATTATTTCCCGTTTGAGCGAAACCTATTGGAAATCTGCCTACTGGAAGGCAAAGCGGCTGGATACCTGA
- a CDS encoding monovalent cation/H+ antiporter subunit D: protein MNTWIQHLPIFPVVVPLVAGAAMLLFAEARRTERAIVALCAALANLAAAVALIYVVSDAMPEIWPDGISVYLLGGWQAPFGIVLVVDRLSAVMLLLNAVLALASLVYAQARWKKMGPHFQSLFQFIVMGINGAFLTGDLFNLFVFVEVLLAASYGLALHGLGAARVKAGLHYIAVNLAGSFVFLIGVSLIYGASGTLNMADLAARVPTLPDGDRILFEAGAAILGVAFLLKAGAWPLNFWLPATYSAAAPPVAAIFSIMTKVGIYALLRLGSLLSDPSISSGNLGGPAPFGDGWLFGIGLVTLVLGTAGMLAARQPQRLAAYCVIASAGTLLTALGLGGAGMKSAALFYLVSSVLATGAFFMLSEMIERTQRSGENVPEDAAESFDLEEPLDPSRPDEAVGIVIPAAMAFLGMSFIACALLVTGLPPLSGFVAKFWILSAALETVPSDMPLEALPTSIWVLWAAVLGSSLIGVIALCKMGVRLFWNSGEIVTPQLHLVEAAPVAVLLLLSVALAVGAGPASDFLGLAGHSLSSPQTYIDAVLGGGPLSNALHETEVIEVIEGLGGVGGVGETGGIGR from the coding sequence ATGAATACCTGGATACAGCACCTTCCCATATTTCCGGTAGTCGTCCCCCTGGTGGCGGGTGCGGCCATGCTGCTGTTCGCCGAAGCCCGGCGCACGGAACGCGCAATTGTGGCCCTTTGCGCCGCGCTGGCAAACCTGGCGGCCGCAGTGGCGCTGATCTATGTGGTCAGCGATGCAATGCCCGAGATCTGGCCAGACGGCATCAGTGTTTATCTGCTGGGCGGCTGGCAGGCGCCATTCGGCATCGTGCTGGTGGTGGACAGGTTGTCGGCGGTGATGCTGTTGCTGAATGCGGTGCTGGCACTGGCATCGCTGGTGTATGCGCAGGCGCGCTGGAAAAAGATGGGGCCGCATTTTCAGTCGCTGTTCCAATTTATCGTCATGGGAATAAATGGCGCGTTCCTGACCGGTGATTTGTTCAATCTGTTTGTATTCGTGGAGGTGCTGCTGGCTGCTTCCTACGGCCTGGCGCTGCACGGCTTGGGTGCGGCGAGGGTCAAGGCGGGCCTGCACTACATCGCCGTCAATCTGGCGGGGTCATTTGTTTTCCTGATCGGGGTTTCATTGATCTACGGCGCAAGCGGAACGTTGAACATGGCGGACCTCGCGGCACGCGTTCCAACATTGCCGGATGGCGACCGTATCCTGTTTGAAGCCGGCGCGGCGATCCTGGGGGTGGCTTTTTTGCTCAAGGCGGGAGCGTGGCCGCTGAACTTCTGGCTGCCGGCCACTTATAGCGCCGCAGCCCCGCCGGTGGCGGCCATATTTTCGATCATGACAAAGGTAGGGATTTACGCGCTGCTGCGATTGGGCTCGCTGTTGTCCGACCCGTCCATTTCATCCGGCAATTTGGGTGGTCCGGCCCCATTCGGCGACGGCTGGCTGTTCGGTATCGGACTGGTCACACTTGTACTGGGCACTGCCGGTATGCTGGCCGCACGCCAGCCACAGCGACTGGCCGCCTACTGCGTCATCGCATCGGCCGGTACGCTGTTGACGGCGCTCGGTCTGGGTGGCGCCGGGATGAAGAGTGCGGCATTGTTTTATCTGGTGAGTTCGGTACTGGCTACGGGTGCTTTTTTCATGCTCAGCGAAATGATCGAGCGTACCCAGCGATCCGGCGAAAACGTTCCGGAAGATGCGGCTGAATCATTCGATCTTGAAGAACCGCTTGATCCCAGCCGCCCCGACGAAGCCGTGGGAATTGTCATACCGGCGGCAATGGCATTTTTGGGCATGAGCTTCATTGCGTGTGCGCTTCTGGTGACGGGGCTGCCGCCATTATCGGGTTTTGTCGCGAAGTTCTGGATTCTTTCCGCCGCACTGGAGACCGTGCCGTCCGACATGCCGCTTGAGGCGCTGCCGACATCGATATGGGTGCTGTGGGCGGCAGTGCTGGGATCCAGCCTGATCGGGGTCATCGCGCTGTGCAAAATGGGCGTGCGGCTGTTCTGGAACTCGGGTGAGATCGTGACGCCGCAGTTGCACCTGGTCGAAGCAGCACCGGTTGCCGTGCTGCTGCTGTTGAGCGTGGCGCTGGCGGTGGGGGCGGGACCGGCATCGGACTTTCTGGGTCTCGCGGGACATTCGTTGTCCTCGCCGCAGACGTATATCGACGCGGTATTGGGAGGCGGTCCGTTATCAAATGCCTTACACGAGACAGAGGTCATCGAGGTCATCGAGGGACTGGGGGGAGTGGGGGGAGTAGGGGAAACAGGAGGAATAGGGCGATGA
- a CDS encoding VOC family protein, translating to MTITLNHTIVPAHNNVESARFYSRVFGFDYIGEFHHFIVVKVNDTLSLDFDTNDNYESHHYAFKVPEEEFDGIFERLKAENIPYGSGPFEPENMNINHNDGGRGVYFRDPGGHLLEMLTVDYKMP from the coding sequence ATGACTATTACGTTAAATCATACCATTGTGCCTGCACACAACAACGTGGAATCCGCCAGGTTCTATTCCAGGGTATTCGGATTCGATTACATAGGTGAGTTTCACCATTTTATTGTGGTGAAGGTAAACGATACACTTTCTCTGGATTTCGATACTAACGATAATTATGAATCTCATCACTATGCGTTTAAAGTGCCCGAGGAGGAGTTCGATGGAATATTCGAGCGCTTGAAAGCGGAAAATATTCCCTATGGCAGTGGCCCCTTCGAGCCGGAAAATATGAATATCAATCACAATGATGGCGGGCGCGGCGTTTATTTTCGTGATCCCGGCGGGCATTTGCTGGAAATGTTGACGGTTGATTACAAGATGCCGTGA
- the astB gene encoding N-succinylarginine dihydrolase has translation MNAAEINFDGLVGPTHNYSGLAVGNIAAAENALTGSNPREAALQGLAKMKRLSDLGIRQGVLPPQSRPAIDMLRKVGFAGDEISVISQAAAAAPVLLRACYSASSMWVANAATVSPGADTDDAKVHFTPANLPSQLHRSIEPPATSAILRKIFSEERYFEHHDPLPAGLYFADEGAANHMRLCQDHADTGLEIFVFGRSADRTAPRPLKFPARQSLEACEAISRLHKIKAGKKLFIQQSPAAIDAGAFHNDVLAVSNCNVLLYHEAAFDDGWEIEEKIAAACDYPIQFIRATESEISIVEAISTYLFNSQLISLPGGEMMVLAPVECESCDSARIFLEHVVQDAANPITRVEYVNLRQSMKNGGGPACLRLRVVLAEAEFEAVTRMSRVILDQPLYNELKVWIEKNYRERISPPDLADPLLLRESRTALDELTAILSLGSIYDFQKV, from the coding sequence GTGAACGCGGCTGAAATCAATTTTGATGGCCTGGTAGGCCCCACGCATAATTATAGCGGGTTGGCGGTGGGAAATATCGCGGCGGCGGAGAACGCGCTGACCGGTTCCAACCCCAGGGAAGCGGCGCTCCAGGGCCTGGCAAAAATGAAACGTCTTTCCGATCTGGGGATCAGACAAGGCGTGCTGCCGCCACAAAGCCGCCCGGCTATCGATATGCTCAGGAAGGTGGGTTTTGCCGGCGATGAGATATCCGTTATCAGTCAAGCCGCCGCGGCCGCGCCTGTACTGCTGCGTGCATGCTACTCCGCATCCAGCATGTGGGTCGCGAATGCCGCCACGGTTTCGCCGGGCGCGGATACCGATGATGCAAAAGTGCACTTCACGCCAGCTAATCTGCCGTCGCAACTCCATAGAAGTATTGAGCCACCCGCCACGTCGGCGATACTCAGGAAGATTTTCAGCGAAGAGCGGTATTTTGAGCACCATGATCCGCTCCCGGCGGGTCTTTATTTTGCCGATGAGGGCGCGGCGAATCATATGCGCCTGTGTCAGGATCACGCCGACACCGGTCTTGAGATTTTCGTATTTGGCCGATCCGCTGATCGAACCGCGCCAAGACCATTGAAATTTCCCGCCCGCCAATCGCTGGAAGCGTGTGAAGCGATTTCGCGCCTCCATAAGATCAAGGCAGGTAAGAAACTGTTCATCCAACAGAGTCCGGCCGCTATCGACGCCGGGGCATTTCACAATGATGTGCTTGCTGTCAGTAACTGTAACGTTCTGCTCTATCATGAGGCGGCATTTGATGATGGCTGGGAAATCGAAGAAAAAATAGCGGCGGCATGCGATTATCCAATTCAATTCATAAGAGCCACTGAATCCGAGATTTCCATTGTTGAGGCAATAAGCACCTATCTGTTTAATAGCCAGTTGATCAGTCTTCCCGGCGGTGAAATGATGGTGTTGGCGCCGGTTGAATGCGAAAGCTGCGATTCGGCACGAATTTTTCTTGAACATGTCGTCCAGGACGCAGCCAACCCCATTACGCGCGTAGAGTATGTAAATTTGCGTCAAAGCATGAAAAATGGCGGCGGGCCGGCTTGCCTTCGGCTGCGTGTCGTACTTGCCGAGGCGGAATTCGAGGCTGTCACCAGGATGAGCCGCGTTATTCTCGATCAGCCCCTCTACAACGAGCTCAAGGTATGGATCGAGAAAAATTATCGTGAACGCATCTCGCCGCCGGATCTGGCGGATCCGTTACTGTTGCGAGAGAGTCGAACCGCGCTGGATGAGCTCACGGCTATACTTTCGTTGGGATCGATATACGATTTTCAGAAGGTATAG